GCTGAAACTCCAGTTTGCCCTTCTGGCCTGCGTCTGTGTACCCCGGCCCATATTGATCCCTCATCTGGGCCTCACTCAGCAACGGGTGAGTAGCTTGGGACTCggcaggggaggggggaggtctGGATGTTGGTGGAAAGGGGTGTCTCTGGTTGTGAACAGGAGATTCTCAGAGAAACCCTTCTCTTGGGAGTGCAGGTAAAGTGGGCGCTAAAATGCCCCGCCCACGCCTGTGCTGGCGGTGTCTCTTACAGCCTCTTGTACTGGTTGCGTGGGGGACATCGCTTGAGATGGCCCGAGTAGAGCCAGCCTGGGCAGCCCACTGgctgaagaagaggaggagaagggggaaacgGAGAGCCTGGCCCCTCCCTTCCAGTGCCCCCTGGGTTCAGTGGGCAGAGCTCACCCTAGGCAAGAATCGCCTGTGCCCAAGAGGGAGTGCGCAGGTGAGGCCCGTGGTGGGAGCCTCCACCCGCCGTCTGGGGCGGATCTTAGACCGAGGGAACAGGGAGGTGACTTCTGTTCCTTGTGGCTCTCTCACAGGCCCTGGCTACAGCCTTTGCCCTGCGGAGCTGGCGCCCCCCTGGGGAACGGATTAAGTCCTGGGGTCCAGAGTACATTCTCGGAGCCAAGAGGAGGGGACTTCGAGCCGCCCTCGGTTCCCTGCCTGCAGCCCCTGCTACCAGGGCCCCTCCGCACTCGGCAGGGCTCCGCAGGCCTGTCACACACAGCCCCCGGAAGGCCGGGGATAGTCCCATGATGGCCAGTCctcagagagggggagagaacaATGACTCCCGAGCAGACCACGGAAGCCCCGGGGGTTGCGTTTGCCCGGGGCAGCCCTCTCCGGCCCCCCGGGCAGCCCCTTCCCGGCCGGCCCGGGCTCCCACCCCGCGCACAGAGGAGGCTGCGTGGGCAGCCACGGCTTTGACTTTCCTGCTGGTGCTTCTCACGCTGGCCACGCTCTGCACACGGCTGCACCGAAACTTCCGTCGAGGGGAGAGTATCTATTGGGGGCCGCCGGCGGACAGCCAGGACACCGTGGCAGGTGAGGGCCCCTGCCTCGGTCCCCTTCCCCACACTCAGAGGGCC
The Sminthopsis crassicaudata isolate SCR6 chromosome 4, ASM4859323v1, whole genome shotgun sequence genome window above contains:
- the TP53I13 gene encoding tumor protein p53-inducible protein 13 isoform X1, which codes for MGAPLWLQPLLPPPPPLLLLLLLLPALLCGAARGLRAVPAELAQDRVRCPGELWPLPQEVSPRITKTWTGPGQGRNITFLYHPCVHPWLKLQFALLACVCVPRPILIPHLGLTQQRPLVLVAWGTSLEMARVEPAWAAHWLKKRRRRGKRRAWPLPSSAPWVQWAELTLGKNRLCPRGSAQALATAFALRSWRPPGERIKSWGPEYILGAKRRGLRAALGSLPAAPATRAPPHSAGLRRPVTHSPRKAGDSPMMASPQRGGENNDSRADHGSPGGCVCPGQPSPAPRAAPSRPARAPTPRTEEAAWAATALTFLLVLLTLATLCTRLHRNFRRGESIYWGPPADSQDTVAAVLKRRLQAAGPRRPKRSRRRPLLPPGPDPEGGGLGPDFGSGDSDCSSA
- the TP53I13 gene encoding tumor protein p53-inducible protein 13 isoform X2, with translation MEVTQHLGNLFSSGRNITFLYHPCVHPWLKLQFALLACVCVPRPILIPHLGLTQQRPLVLVAWGTSLEMARVEPAWAAHWLKKRRRRGKRRAWPLPSSAPWVQWAELTLGKNRLCPRGSAQALATAFALRSWRPPGERIKSWGPEYILGAKRRGLRAALGSLPAAPATRAPPHSAGLRRPVTHSPRKAGDSPMMASPQRGGENNDSRADHGSPGGCVCPGQPSPAPRAAPSRPARAPTPRTEEAAWAATALTFLLVLLTLATLCTRLHRNFRRGESIYWGPPADSQDTVAAVLKRRLQAAGPRRPKRSRRRPLLPPGPDPEGGGLGPDFGSGDSDCSSA
- the TP53I13 gene encoding tumor protein p53-inducible protein 13 isoform X3, translated to MGRNITFLYHPCVHPWLKLQFALLACVCVPRPILIPHLGLTQQRPLVLVAWGTSLEMARVEPAWAAHWLKKRRRRGKRRAWPLPSSAPWVQWAELTLGKNRLCPRGSAQALATAFALRSWRPPGERIKSWGPEYILGAKRRGLRAALGSLPAAPATRAPPHSAGLRRPVTHSPRKAGDSPMMASPQRGGENNDSRADHGSPGGCVCPGQPSPAPRAAPSRPARAPTPRTEEAAWAATALTFLLVLLTLATLCTRLHRNFRRGESIYWGPPADSQDTVAAVLKRRLQAAGPRRPKRSRRRPLLPPGPDPEGGGLGPDFGSGDSDCSSA
- the TP53I13 gene encoding tumor protein p53-inducible protein 13 isoform X4; translation: MARVEPAWAAHWLKKRRRRGKRRAWPLPSSAPWVQWAELTLGKNRLCPRGSAQALATAFALRSWRPPGERIKSWGPEYILGAKRRGLRAALGSLPAAPATRAPPHSAGLRRPVTHSPRKAGDSPMMASPQRGGENNDSRADHGSPGGCVCPGQPSPAPRAAPSRPARAPTPRTEEAAWAATALTFLLVLLTLATLCTRLHRNFRRGESIYWGPPADSQDTVAAVLKRRLQAAGPRRPKRSRRRPLLPPGPDPEGGGLGPDFGSGDSDCSSA